In Synechococcus sp. Nb3U1, one DNA window encodes the following:
- a CDS encoding HD family phosphohydrolase, which yields MKHLLTAVVERLPHGTSRPWWQWQQTGSLSSDAFRRKKPTLSGRLAGYTLTLLSLTAVHGIRYYNEPQLTVGSRSPQTFLATASADIEDVEATQARQAEARRRVVQALQISSTANDSMRQNLETVLAAVEAVRQEAGSLPYVSVQLLSLPTQIYLRQLPPEDWQPLQDRARQEAIRTRTSTLRLQEDSNPAERPDQLPPEHRAKQELMEVWQRAWLDGSATLTPAADPYTQLVTQVEAAQRQYQVALPALEQLTPPVPATILNLADPDWQQLQQQSRRALERIQKIGIVDGLPREVRAEGIQAQLDDLTFPGHAAQRHELQALVYQWLHQVLIPNVEVDPQRTDQRIRAEIEKVEPVLISVTENQVIVRADQIITPEIFLVLDYFGLTQRGVNIWGLVGVAGVMGMSLAIFVTLQKRLKPDLRRRDRVLILMLSLTAPLLAALFKLQFSSLPAVGLLLGSFYGAGLGLMVVVGQALLLPLVAPASILAFAPLLSGSVVACALAGRSRSREELALLGGGAALVQMLAYGAVSLATTGGIDLLAMALAGGTSLGWSIVALGASPYLERLFDLVTPIRLLELGNPNRTLLRRLAAEAPGTFQHTLFVATLAERAAQKLNLNVELVRTGTLYHDIGKMLQARYFIENQMGSLNPHTQLDDPYRSAQIIKAHVSDGLRLAKQYNLPTAVRAFIPEHQGTILIAYFYHQAQMKAGDQPVPQEPFRYDGPIPQSKETGVVMMADACEAALRSMILSDGFGPEVMERAKATVQKIGQARWQDGQLADSGLTLEDLEVVADAFVEVWRESNHERIPYPNPTSTPPLPDNSSARAEFPVLITPSTGSL from the coding sequence ATGAAACACCTACTCACAGCTGTAGTGGAACGCTTGCCCCATGGAACAAGTCGCCCCTGGTGGCAATGGCAGCAGACGGGATCCCTCTCTAGTGATGCCTTTCGCCGCAAAAAGCCGACTCTCTCCGGTCGGCTGGCAGGTTATACCTTGACGCTTCTCTCGCTCACCGCCGTCCACGGGATCCGTTACTACAATGAGCCGCAACTAACGGTCGGCAGCCGTTCCCCGCAAACGTTTCTCGCCACGGCTTCCGCAGACATCGAAGATGTAGAGGCAACCCAGGCCCGGCAAGCTGAGGCCCGACGACGGGTGGTACAGGCACTTCAAATTAGCAGCACCGCCAACGACAGCATGCGGCAAAATCTGGAAACGGTTCTAGCTGCGGTAGAGGCGGTTCGACAGGAGGCGGGATCTCTGCCCTATGTTTCTGTCCAGTTGCTGTCTCTGCCGACGCAAATCTATCTGCGGCAGCTCCCCCCAGAAGACTGGCAACCCCTTCAGGATCGGGCCCGACAAGAGGCGATTCGTACTCGTACCTCCACCCTGCGATTACAAGAGGATTCCAACCCAGCGGAGCGTCCGGATCAACTCCCCCCTGAGCACCGGGCCAAGCAAGAGTTGATGGAAGTCTGGCAACGGGCCTGGTTGGATGGTTCAGCTACCTTGACTCCGGCGGCGGATCCCTATACCCAATTGGTTACCCAAGTGGAAGCGGCCCAACGGCAATACCAAGTGGCCTTGCCAGCCTTGGAACAGCTGACTCCCCCCGTTCCGGCCACGATCCTCAACCTCGCGGATCCCGATTGGCAACAACTCCAACAGCAGAGCCGCCGTGCCTTGGAACGCATCCAAAAAATTGGCATCGTCGATGGCCTGCCCCGTGAAGTCCGTGCCGAAGGGATCCAAGCCCAACTGGACGATCTCACCTTTCCTGGTCATGCCGCCCAACGACATGAACTGCAAGCACTGGTCTACCAATGGCTGCACCAAGTGTTGATCCCCAACGTCGAGGTGGATCCGCAACGCACGGATCAACGCATTCGCGCCGAGATTGAAAAAGTAGAACCTGTCTTGATCTCGGTCACTGAAAACCAGGTGATCGTGCGGGCGGATCAGATTATTACCCCCGAGATCTTCTTGGTTCTGGATTACTTCGGGCTTACACAGCGCGGAGTAAATATCTGGGGCTTGGTGGGGGTGGCTGGGGTGATGGGCATGAGCCTGGCCATTTTTGTGACCCTGCAAAAACGCTTGAAGCCGGATCTGCGCCGACGGGATCGGGTCTTGATCCTGATGCTCTCCCTGACAGCTCCACTTTTGGCGGCCCTGTTCAAGCTGCAATTCAGCTCTCTGCCCGCAGTAGGGCTGTTACTGGGCAGTTTCTATGGGGCGGGATTGGGCTTGATGGTGGTAGTAGGGCAGGCGTTGTTGTTGCCATTGGTGGCACCCGCTAGTATCCTCGCCTTCGCCCCCTTGCTCTCCGGCAGTGTGGTGGCCTGTGCCTTGGCGGGGCGTTCTCGCTCTCGAGAAGAGCTGGCCCTCTTGGGGGGTGGGGCAGCGCTGGTGCAAATGCTTGCTTATGGGGCGGTCAGCTTGGCTACCACAGGCGGTATTGATCTCCTGGCCATGGCTTTGGCAGGGGGCACCAGCTTGGGGTGGAGCATCGTTGCCTTGGGAGCCAGCCCCTATCTGGAGCGCCTATTCGACTTGGTTACGCCGATTCGTCTGCTGGAATTGGGTAACCCCAACCGCACTCTGTTGCGGCGACTGGCGGCGGAAGCGCCGGGCACGTTTCAACACACGCTTTTTGTGGCCACCTTGGCAGAACGGGCTGCCCAGAAGTTGAACCTGAATGTGGAGTTGGTGCGTACCGGCACCCTCTACCATGACATCGGCAAAATGTTGCAGGCCCGCTACTTCATCGAGAACCAGATGGGTAGTCTCAACCCCCACACGCAACTGGACGATCCCTATCGCAGCGCCCAGATCATCAAGGCCCACGTCAGCGATGGGTTGCGCCTCGCCAAGCAATACAACCTGCCCACAGCCGTCCGGGCCTTTATTCCCGAACACCAAGGGACGATTTTGATCGCCTATTTTTATCACCAAGCCCAGATGAAAGCCGGGGATCAACCCGTTCCACAAGAGCCATTCCGCTACGATGGCCCGATCCCCCAAAGCAAAGAGACGGGGGTGGTGATGATGGCGGATGCCTGTGAAGCCGCCCTGCGCAGCATGATCTTGAGTGATGGGTTTGGCCCTGAAGTGATGGAGCGGGCAAAAGCGACGGTGCAAAAAATTGGCCAGGCCCGTTGGCAAGATGGTCAGCTCGCCGATAGTGGACTCACCCTGGAAGATCTGGAGGTGGTGGCGGATGCTTTTGTGGAGGTTTGGCGGGAATCCAACCATGAGCGGATCCCCTATCCCAATCCAACCTCTACTCCTCCCCTGCCCGATAATTCTTCCGCCCGCGCCGAGTTCCCGGTACTGATCACCCCTTCGACGGGATCCCTTTAG
- a CDS encoding DUF58 domain-containing protein: MITLLVSVAAFNTGNNPLYLLLGMLLSLILISGMLSDATLKDLDVSRQLPSRIFAGQPILVGLTLTNRKRRLPSFSLQVSERIEGLKREDWPSSYILRVDACSSVHSFYRHTFPKRGIWQLQGFEIASSFPFELFRKGVEIVDPQMVVVFPQPAPVQGLIVLDYLSGGSQLRPQPGQEGDYLSLRQYRPQDDVRSIHWKISAKRDQLITRELERPRSQAITLCFENRWQPQGESPEVHRDKLERAVERCAGILFYLIQEGHPVALVTLQGRTRFGVDLAHQDHLLAVLAQLTFVGDPLLKDPTPAVSFPLTPQDRCVLVAHRIPGVDAVPAHLISAGSLLQLIPID, translated from the coding sequence GTGATTACTCTCTTGGTCAGTGTCGCCGCCTTTAATACGGGTAATAATCCCCTTTATTTGTTGCTGGGGATGCTGCTCAGTTTGATCTTAATCAGTGGGATGCTCTCCGATGCCACCCTCAAAGATTTGGATGTCAGTCGGCAGTTACCCAGCCGCATTTTTGCCGGTCAGCCCATCTTAGTGGGCCTTACCCTGACCAATCGCAAACGGCGCCTGCCCAGCTTTTCTTTGCAAGTGAGCGAACGAATTGAAGGTCTCAAGCGAGAAGACTGGCCTTCGAGCTACATCTTGCGAGTGGATGCCTGCTCCAGTGTGCATAGTTTTTATCGACATACCTTTCCAAAGCGAGGGATATGGCAATTGCAGGGCTTTGAGATCGCCAGCAGCTTTCCGTTTGAGCTATTCCGCAAGGGGGTGGAAATTGTGGATCCCCAAATGGTGGTTGTGTTTCCTCAGCCAGCACCCGTTCAAGGGTTAATAGTGTTGGATTATCTTAGCGGGGGCAGCCAATTGCGCCCACAACCGGGTCAAGAGGGTGACTACCTCAGCTTGCGGCAGTATCGCCCCCAAGATGATGTGCGGTCAATCCATTGGAAAATCTCTGCCAAACGGGATCAACTGATCACGCGGGAATTGGAGCGCCCTCGTTCCCAGGCGATCACTCTTTGTTTTGAAAATCGCTGGCAGCCTCAGGGAGAAAGCCCCGAAGTGCATCGAGACAAATTGGAACGGGCGGTGGAGCGCTGTGCCGGGATCCTCTTCTATCTCATTCAAGAAGGTCACCCGGTTGCATTAGTAACCTTGCAAGGGCGAACTCGCTTTGGGGTAGATTTGGCCCACCAAGATCATCTTTTGGCTGTTCTAGCCCAACTTACTTTTGTCGGGGATCCCCTTCTCAAAGATCCCACCCCAGCAGTTTCTTTCCCGCTGACCCCTCAGGATCGCTGTGTGCTGGTGGCCCATCGGATCCCTGGTGTAGATGCTGTTCCGGCTCACCTCATTTCGGCGGGATCCCTGTTGCAATTGATCCCGATTGATTGA
- the cas8a1 gene encoding CRISPR-associated protein Cas8a1/Csx13 has product MVDSCKRSTDFWAWSGRMPALQEHWEDLMDMIMDPKQWKKARDLALLSLASYKGKEKETGSNTETKDDDPDLIAMPGFD; this is encoded by the coding sequence CTGGTTGATTCGTGCAAGAGGTCTACTGACTTTTGGGCATGGTCTGGGCGAATGCCTGCCCTTCAGGAGCATTGGGAGGATTTGATGGATATGATTATGGATCCCAAACAGTGGAAGAAAGCGAGAGACTTAGCTTTACTGTCACTGGCTAGCTACAAAGGTAAGGAGAAAGAAACTGGATCTAACACTGAAACGAAAGATGACGATCCGGATCTGATTGCCATGCCTGGATTCGATTAA
- a CDS encoding type I-MYXAN CRISPR-associated protein Cas5/Cmx5/DevS — MIQLHIEVPIAGFRQSRAQEYAETYTVPPSATVYRMLLSLIGEWDLYRYCGTQLAIALLNQPHLSTVIRTFRRFKSKEIGDPTNARPDYQQLLTNIELEQAFDHPERIERTGGLSLGESRDLVNAVTRITDHQSSGQWLIHDHDGMLTLPYWVDHVGSRGTRWQRYSLSPRDPDYPDPPELAWTEIQFS; from the coding sequence ATGATTCAGCTTCACATTGAAGTTCCCATCGCCGGCTTTCGCCAATCGCGGGCGCAGGAATATGCAGAGACCTATACTGTACCTCCTTCTGCCACAGTCTATAGAATGCTGCTTTCTCTGATCGGGGAATGGGATCTCTATCGTTACTGTGGAACACAACTAGCTATTGCCCTGCTCAATCAGCCTCATCTTTCGACGGTGATTCGTACCTTTCGGCGATTCAAGTCCAAAGAAATCGGGGATCCCACCAATGCCCGTCCCGATTATCAGCAGCTTTTGACGAATATAGAGCTAGAGCAGGCTTTTGACCATCCTGAAAGGATCGAACGTACCGGAGGGTTGAGTCTGGGGGAAAGCCGCGATTTGGTCAATGCCGTCACCCGAATCACAGATCATCAGTCCTCTGGACAATGGCTTATCCACGATCACGATGGAATGCTCACATTACCCTACTGGGTGGATCATGTGGGATCCCGTGGCACCCGCTGGCAACGGTATTCCCTGTCCCCTAGGGATCCCGATTATCCGGATCCCCCTGAGTTAGCGTGGACTGAGATTCAATTTTCTTGA
- a CDS encoding Uma2 family endonuclease: protein MVTTTDPLTTEKKLTVAEFLALPEGDITYELVDGKAVPKDKPMSPQRFHASLQKRLLMIIDAWCQGKGDVYTELAIRLHHQQQDWFPVPDLTYISFERWPEQLTTDGLCPVPPELVVEIISPSQSFGSMSQKATDYLDAGIPRVWIVDAAAKSITVYYPDAPPRTFMGSQVLEDDLLPGLAIIPQDVFAQARIP from the coding sequence ATGGTTACAACGACCGATCCATTAACAACAGAGAAGAAACTAACGGTGGCAGAATTTCTTGCCCTACCTGAGGGTGATATTACGTATGAATTGGTAGATGGCAAAGCCGTTCCCAAGGATAAACCGATGTCGCCCCAACGATTTCATGCTTCGCTCCAGAAACGGCTGCTGATGATCATTGATGCTTGGTGCCAAGGCAAAGGAGATGTGTATACCGAATTAGCCATTCGCTTACATCATCAACAGCAAGACTGGTTCCCAGTTCCGGATCTCACCTATATCTCTTTCGAACGCTGGCCCGAACAACTGACGACAGATGGATTGTGTCCAGTGCCACCAGAATTAGTAGTCGAAATTATTTCTCCGAGCCAAAGCTTTGGCTCGATGTCTCAAAAAGCCACCGACTATCTTGATGCCGGGATCCCTCGGGTCTGGATCGTGGATGCTGCCGCCAAAAGTATCACCGTATATTATCCTGATGCACCCCCCAGAACATTCATGGGATCCCAAGTCCTTGAAGATGATCTGCTGCCCGGATTAGCAATCATTCCTCAGGATGTGTTTGCCCAAGCCCGGATCCCTTAG
- a CDS encoding patatin family protein — translation MSKKIGLALGSGGARGWAHIGVIRALERAGIPIDYIAGASIGAFVGAIYAAGELDELEEFVRDLNWKMILSLFDVVFPTCGLLDGNKIYDLLTEHLQELCIEEAGIPFCCVATDLITGKEVLLRSGKMADAVRASISIPGIFTPFAHEGLYLGDGGIVNPVPVQVVRDMGADIVIAVNLNHMDPEAVKDQPEETEIEEAFQRRQRLNAEGELIEEETNLITRIRKRYQSLQEGIQQKISQWIPDEPTGPNIFDVIGTTLNVMEQSITRSVLAQHPPDLLLQPNLSRYGIFDFHEADPIIRAGYRQMRRAIPELRQKLEG, via the coding sequence ATGAGCAAAAAAATTGGGTTGGCACTGGGCAGTGGCGGGGCTAGGGGATGGGCCCACATTGGGGTGATTCGGGCACTAGAACGTGCCGGAATCCCGATTGATTATATTGCCGGAGCCAGCATTGGTGCTTTTGTTGGGGCCATTTATGCGGCAGGGGAATTGGATGAGCTAGAAGAATTCGTGCGGGATCTGAATTGGAAGATGATCCTATCGCTATTTGATGTGGTGTTTCCCACCTGTGGCCTTTTGGATGGCAACAAGATTTATGACCTGCTCACAGAACATCTACAAGAGCTATGTATTGAAGAGGCTGGGATCCCTTTTTGTTGCGTGGCAACCGATTTGATCACGGGCAAGGAAGTGCTGTTGCGCTCAGGAAAAATGGCAGATGCGGTGCGGGCTAGCATTTCCATTCCTGGTATTTTTACTCCTTTTGCCCATGAAGGCTTGTACCTAGGAGATGGAGGTATTGTCAATCCGGTGCCGGTGCAGGTAGTACGAGATATGGGTGCCGATATTGTGATTGCTGTTAACCTCAACCATATGGATCCTGAAGCTGTAAAAGACCAACCAGAAGAAACTGAGATTGAAGAAGCCTTTCAAAGAAGACAACGACTTAATGCAGAAGGAGAATTGATTGAAGAAGAGACCAACTTGATCACCCGTATTCGCAAGCGCTATCAATCTCTACAAGAAGGGATCCAGCAAAAAATCAGCCAGTGGATCCCTGACGAACCCACTGGCCCCAACATTTTTGATGTGATCGGCACCACCCTGAATGTGATGGAGCAGAGCATTACCCGCAGTGTTTTGGCGCAACATCCGCCGGATTTACTTTTGCAGCCTAACCTCAGTCGATATGGTATTTTTGATTTTCACGAGGCGGATCCGATCATTCGGGCAGGCTACCGTCAGATGCGCAGAGCCATTCCAGAATTGCGCCAGAAATTGGAGGGCTAA
- a CDS encoding O-linked N-acetylglucosamine transferase, SPINDLY family protein, whose amino-acid sequence MEEKQLSDSINLARQLFLEGNYVESKRLCLEILTKRPEDLNILYLLGQISWELGSKEEAVSYFIKCTELNSHAVGAIRYIGIFFFEKKEYKLAIQSFLSILSHKPDIISYQMLSIIYLLLGLTDESFTYARNACSLDPKNKFLVQQMLINSLFCDKLNCKDIFDLHLEWMDRQVESVTLFRSPQLSSRYLDKKIRIGYLCHDTFKQSVSFFFEPVIKNHDRQRFEIVIYATYPEEDTYAQRLKTYVDFWRNVSSLEEKEIAEIVYQDKIDIFVDVTGHTAPGSNNKLLAFAYKPAPIQMSWLAYPATTGLRTIDYRITDEWADPVGMTEAYHIEKLIRIPQGFLCYQPEEESPEIAGAPCESNSHITFGCFTLQAKITPEVIRVWSSILQSIENSELHLKYKHFQNPDVRSAFLERFTENGIEESRIRFLDFQPLYRDHLACYQHLDIVLDPFPYNGTTSTHEALWMGVPVITLTGNDHRSRVGVSILTRLGLADLIADSIEDYIQIAVSLSKDKERIQELRRTLRLKMLNSPLTRAKEFTTQLEAEYSRLWKAFLETEA is encoded by the coding sequence ATGGAAGAAAAACAGTTATCGGATTCCATCAATCTTGCGCGTCAATTATTTCTCGAAGGAAATTATGTAGAATCAAAGAGGTTATGTCTAGAAATTCTCACAAAAAGGCCAGAGGATTTGAACATTTTGTATTTATTAGGACAAATTTCCTGGGAACTGGGAAGCAAAGAGGAGGCTGTAAGTTATTTTATCAAATGCACCGAACTTAATTCCCATGCAGTAGGAGCCATTCGATACATAGGAATTTTCTTTTTCGAGAAAAAAGAGTACAAGCTTGCAATTCAAAGCTTTCTTAGCATCTTATCTCATAAGCCGGACATCATTTCCTATCAAATGCTATCAATAATTTACTTGCTATTAGGTCTTACAGATGAATCATTTACTTACGCTAGGAATGCCTGTTCTCTTGATCCGAAAAATAAGTTTCTTGTTCAGCAAATGTTAATAAATAGTCTTTTTTGTGACAAGCTAAACTGTAAAGATATATTTGATCTGCATCTTGAGTGGATGGATCGACAAGTTGAATCAGTCACTTTGTTTAGATCTCCGCAGTTAAGCTCTAGATATTTAGACAAAAAAATTAGAATTGGCTATCTTTGTCATGATACTTTTAAACAATCGGTAAGTTTTTTCTTTGAGCCAGTAATAAAGAATCATGATCGCCAGCGATTTGAGATTGTTATCTACGCTACTTACCCTGAAGAAGATACTTATGCCCAGCGACTTAAAACCTATGTTGATTTCTGGAGGAATGTTAGCTCTCTAGAGGAGAAAGAGATTGCGGAAATTGTTTATCAGGATAAGATCGATATTTTTGTTGATGTGACTGGTCATACTGCGCCTGGATCCAATAATAAACTATTAGCCTTTGCTTATAAGCCTGCGCCAATTCAAATGAGCTGGCTTGCCTATCCAGCAACGACAGGACTGAGAACGATTGATTATCGAATTACTGATGAATGGGCTGATCCGGTTGGAATGACAGAAGCTTATCACATAGAAAAATTGATTCGCATCCCGCAAGGATTTCTCTGTTACCAACCAGAGGAAGAGTCTCCTGAGATCGCAGGTGCTCCTTGCGAATCTAATTCTCATATCACATTTGGTTGTTTTACATTACAAGCGAAAATAACTCCTGAAGTTATTAGAGTATGGTCGTCAATATTACAGAGCATCGAAAACAGTGAGTTGCATCTAAAATATAAACACTTTCAAAATCCAGATGTTCGATCTGCTTTTTTAGAGCGCTTCACAGAAAATGGCATTGAAGAAAGTCGCATTCGGTTCCTTGATTTTCAACCCCTGTATCGCGACCATTTGGCCTGTTACCAACATTTAGATATCGTACTGGATCCCTTTCCATACAACGGAACCACTTCCACGCACGAAGCCTTGTGGATGGGTGTTCCTGTAATTACATTGACGGGCAATGACCATCGTTCTCGCGTTGGGGTTAGTATTCTAACTCGGCTTGGTCTTGCAGATTTGATTGCTGATTCGATAGAGGATTATATTCAAATTGCCGTAAGCTTATCGAAAGATAAGGAACGCATTCAGGAGCTGCGGAGAACCTTGAGACTAAAAATGCTCAATTCACCACTAACTCGAGCCAAAGAGTTTACAACTCAACTTGAAGCGGAATATAGTCGACTCTGGAAAGCCTTTCTCGAAACGGAAGCTTGA
- a CDS encoding histidine phosphatase family protein, with product MSLRLYLLRHGETPYSRSGGFCGALDPDLTPEGEQMAVAFATAYAGIPWQALYVSPMKRTLATLRPLAEKTGLEMQMRDGLQEIHYGEWEGKTHAEVRDSYTEDYLRWMTEPAWNSPTGGETAVQIANRAMPVMAEIEEKFTDGNVLIVSHKATIRVILCSLLGIDLGRYRDRIEVLAASLSVIKFDRYGPLLEVLGERNYLPTELRERSGT from the coding sequence ATGAGCCTGAGACTCTATCTCCTCAGACACGGCGAAACCCCCTACAGCCGTTCGGGCGGATTTTGTGGTGCTTTGGATCCTGACCTGACTCCAGAAGGGGAACAGATGGCGGTAGCTTTTGCCACAGCCTATGCAGGGATCCCTTGGCAAGCTCTCTACGTGAGCCCCATGAAGCGTACCCTAGCCACCCTGAGACCCCTAGCAGAGAAGACGGGGCTAGAGATGCAAATGCGGGATGGACTACAGGAAATCCACTATGGCGAATGGGAAGGCAAAACCCACGCGGAGGTGCGAGACTCCTACACCGAAGACTACTTGCGTTGGATGACTGAACCCGCTTGGAACTCACCCACAGGTGGCGAAACGGCTGTACAAATTGCCAATCGGGCCATGCCGGTTATGGCGGAGATCGAGGAAAAATTTACAGATGGCAACGTGTTGATTGTCTCCCACAAAGCCACGATTCGGGTTATTCTATGCAGCCTACTGGGCATTGATCTGGGTCGCTATCGAGACCGCATTGAGGTTTTGGCTGCTTCCCTTAGCGTGATCAAGTTTGATCGGTACGGCCCACTTCTGGAAGTTTTGGGGGAACGCAACTATCTGCCGACGGAATTACGAGAGCGCTCAGGCACCTAA
- a CDS encoding NAD(+) kinase produces MDLGLVVIAYKEGDRESKAACQVCAEQLRHRGVTVLTAPTGLHHNPYPVFLEATSDPIDLAVVLGGDGSVLAAARYLAPHGIPILPIKSGGRLGFLAQSERVLREDPWDRIQAGDFIVQPRMMLQAQILEQPQLGQGDPLATRGEGKQQGRPVSQVYYALNEMCLKPINRERLPAAIMEIEVNGEILDQYHGDGVLVATPTGSTSYTLAANGPIIDPSLEVITITPICPLSLSSRPIVIGGSAKVEIWPLSDAEGLTRLWTDGVLAQSVNPGQWVEIQQAPSVAKLMILEENLSYFRTLREKLQWAGSRIYIPTTNHRPDWR; encoded by the coding sequence ATGGATTTGGGCTTGGTGGTCATCGCCTACAAAGAGGGGGATCGGGAGAGCAAGGCCGCTTGTCAGGTGTGTGCCGAACAGCTGCGCCATCGTGGGGTGACGGTGTTGACGGCTCCAACAGGTTTGCATCACAATCCTTACCCAGTTTTTTTGGAAGCCACTTCTGATCCGATCGATCTGGCAGTGGTGCTGGGGGGAGATGGCTCCGTGTTGGCGGCAGCCCGCTACTTGGCACCCCATGGGATCCCGATTTTGCCGATTAAATCTGGGGGTAGGTTAGGGTTTCTGGCCCAGTCGGAACGGGTACTGCGGGAGGATCCCTGGGATCGCATCCAAGCTGGAGATTTTATTGTGCAGCCGCGCATGATGTTGCAAGCCCAAATTTTGGAACAACCGCAACTGGGACAAGGGGATCCGCTGGCCACCCGTGGCGAGGGAAAACAACAGGGGCGCCCCGTCAGCCAGGTGTATTATGCCCTGAATGAGATGTGCCTGAAGCCGATTAACCGGGAACGGCTGCCCGCCGCGATTATGGAAATTGAGGTGAATGGCGAGATTTTGGATCAGTACCATGGCGATGGGGTGTTGGTGGCAACGCCAACGGGATCCACATCCTATACCTTGGCTGCCAATGGCCCGATTATTGATCCCTCCCTGGAGGTCATCACCATTACCCCCATTTGTCCCCTCAGCTTGTCCAGTCGTCCGATTGTTATCGGCGGCTCAGCGAAAGTTGAAATTTGGCCCCTTTCGGATGCGGAAGGGTTGACCCGTCTTTGGACGGATGGAGTGTTGGCCCAATCGGTGAACCCAGGCCAATGGGTGGAGATCCAACAGGCTCCTAGCGTGGCTAAGCTGATGATCCTAGAAGAAAATCTCTCCTACTTTCGCACCCTACGAGAAAAATTGCAGTGGGCAGGCAGCCGCATTTACATTCCCACCACCAATCACCGTCCTGACTGGAGATAA